Proteins co-encoded in one Blastocatellia bacterium genomic window:
- a CDS encoding cell division protein ZapA — protein METTRTQTVKVEIYNQTYNLRADGNAEYIQQLAAYVDRHMREIASKTLTVDSLKVAILAALLIADELHQMKQRYEQLDAQLAQRSAEAGELLDQVLRSYRSSDRRTGDISDAAELRNP, from the coding sequence ATGGAGACGACACGCACACAGACGGTGAAGGTCGAGATCTACAATCAGACCTACAATCTGCGTGCCGACGGCAACGCCGAATACATCCAGCAATTGGCGGCGTATGTGGATCGGCACATGCGGGAGATCGCTTCGAAGACCCTCACGGTAGATTCCCTGAAGGTCGCGATCCTGGCCGCGTTGCTGATCGCCGACGAGCTGCATCAGATGAAGCAGCGCTATGAGCAGTTAGACGCGCAATTGGCACAGCGCAGCGCGGAAGCGGGTGAGTTGCTCGACCAGGTGCTCAGGAGCTATCGCTCCAGCGACCGCCGGACGGGCGACATCTCGGACGCCGCCGAACTCCGGAATCCTTGA
- the pdxS gene encoding pyridoxal 5'-phosphate synthase lyase subunit PdxS yields the protein MIMNDLFRVKVGLAEMLKGGVIMDVTNAEQARIAEEAGAVAVMALERVPADIRAEGGVARMASIKRIREIMEAVSIPVMAKVRIGHFVEAQILQELGVDFIDESEVLTPADEEHHIDKHQFKVPFVCGARDLGEALRRIGEGAAMIRTKGEAGSGNIVEAVRHLRSVMDAIRRLTVLPKEELMAESKRLGAPYELVCWVAEHGRLPVPNFAAGGIATPADAALCMQLGAEAVFVGSGIFKSEDPARRARAIVKAVTYYNDPQKLLEASEELGEPMRGLDVSRLAKEELLQTRGW from the coding sequence ATGATCATGAACGATCTCTTCCGGGTGAAAGTCGGACTGGCCGAAATGCTCAAGGGGGGTGTCATCATGGATGTGACCAACGCCGAACAGGCGCGCATCGCGGAAGAAGCGGGGGCCGTCGCCGTGATGGCGCTCGAACGCGTGCCCGCAGACATTCGCGCCGAAGGGGGCGTAGCGCGCATGGCTTCGATCAAGCGGATCCGCGAGATCATGGAAGCCGTCTCCATCCCCGTGATGGCGAAAGTGCGCATCGGCCATTTCGTCGAAGCCCAGATCCTACAGGAACTGGGCGTGGACTTCATCGACGAGAGCGAAGTGCTGACGCCCGCCGATGAAGAGCATCACATTGACAAGCATCAATTCAAAGTCCCCTTCGTCTGCGGAGCGCGCGATTTGGGCGAAGCCTTGCGTCGCATCGGCGAAGGCGCGGCCATGATCCGGACGAAGGGGGAGGCCGGCTCGGGGAACATCGTCGAGGCCGTTCGCCATCTGCGGAGCGTGATGGACGCGATCCGTCGCTTGACGGTCTTGCCCAAGGAAGAGTTGATGGCCGAGAGCAAACGCTTGGGCGCGCCCTATGAGTTGGTCTGTTGGGTCGCTGAGCATGGTCGCCTGCCGGTGCCCAACTTCGCGGCCGGGGGAATCGCCACGCCGGCCGACGCCGCGCTCTGCATGCAACTGGGCGCGGAAGCTGTCTTCGTCGGCTCCGGAATCTTCAAATCGGAGGATCCAGCGCGACGGGCGCGCGCCATCGTCAAGGCGGTGACGTACTACAACGACCCCCAGAAGCTCCTGGAAGCGAGCGAAGAGCTGGGCGAGCCGATGCGCGGCCTGGATGTATCTCGCTTGGCCAAGGAAGAGCTTCTGCAAACGCGCGGATGGTGA